A DNA window from Paralichthys olivaceus isolate ysfri-2021 chromosome 3, ASM2471397v2, whole genome shotgun sequence contains the following coding sequences:
- the tcf3b gene encoding transcription factor 3b isoform X16 has translation MFAPPVANGKNRTMTLASSQFSGSAIDERSGSGSWGSAEQNSPSFSQGRGYGEGSHYSEHEGLSSPFISSGIAGKNERPPYPPFGSQPGFPPSDIAMPSPDAMSPSGLKSGSQFYSSYPNNPRRRPPEGGIDTQPKKIRKPPGLPSSVYASTSGDEYTRDNGGYPGAKPGAVYPGSFYMQEDPWSSSGYSAMLGNSPHIGQPGSFSAINPQDRMNYPLHGSEVNGFHSAPTTYNHTPTINGEGIMSNRGTTAGSSGDEIGKALASIYPSDHNSNNFSAPSTPGSPQAIAGAQSQWQRPTTPNYDGPPHALQNKMEDRLEEAIHVLRSHAVGPGLEGAHSDMHNLLSSVHNGGLGGLSLAFPNASLALSNRHPAMGGKHEEPTGLPPSSTLLHGHHASGPTPSAGQPEGFTSLPGGLARSTHSSSSSDIKREDKEDDENSVSDKSDEEKKDSKVARSRTRKEALALQLLSSLSDQRDDSSLFDTSQDNEDDEDLPPELKMEREKERRVANNARERLRVRDINEAFKELGRMCQLHLSHDKPQTKLLILHQAVNVILNLEQQVRERNLNPKAACLKRREEEKVSGVGGEAPMQLSGGHPSMGGDGHNPVGHM, from the exons GGCTATGGAGAAGGATCCCACTACAGTGAGCATGAAGGCTTGTCCTCTCCGTTCATCAGTTCAGGGATCGCAG GTAAAAATGAAAGGCCACCATACCCTCCCTTTGGAAGCCAG CCGGGTTTTCCTCCCAGTGACATAGCGATGCCCAGCCCAGATGCCATGTCCCCCTCTGGCCTGAAGTCTGGCTCCCAGTTTTACTCATCATACCCCAACAACCCCAGGAGAAGGCCGCCTGAGGGAGGCATAG ACACCCAGCCAAAGAAGATCCGGAAACCCCCCGGCCTGCCATCCTCG GTGTATGCCTCCACATCTGGTGACGAGTACACCAGAGACAATGGAGGATACCCTGGTGCTAAGCCTGGAGCCGTCTACCCTGGCTCCTTCTACATGCAAG AAGACCCCTGGTCATCTTCTGGCTACTCTGCCATGCTGGGCAACTCTCCTCACATTGGACAGCCAGGCTCCTTTTCTGCAATTAACCCGCAGGACAGGATG AACTATCCTCTGCACGGCAGCGAAGTCAATGGCTTCCACTCGGCCCCCACCACTTACAACCACACACCCACCATCAACGGAGAAGGCATCATGT CCAACCGAGGCACCACAGCTGGCAGTTCAGGAGATGAGATTGGGAAGGCTCTTGCCTCA ATTTACCCATCGGACCACAACAGTAATAACTTCTCAGCTCCGTCTACTCCTGGATCTCCTCAGGCGATTGCAG gagctCAGTCTCAGTGGCAAAGACCAACCACACCCAACTATGATGGGCCACCACATGCACTG cagaACAAAATGGAGGATCGTCTGGAGGAGGCCATTCATGTACTGCGTAGCCATGCTGTGGGCCCTGGCTTAGAGGGCGCCCACTCTGACATGCACAACCTGCTGTCTTCAGTACACAACGGGGGCCTCGGAGGCCTCTCCCTAGCTTTTCCCAATGCGAGCCTTGCTCTAAGCAACAGACATCCTGCTATG GGAGGGAAGCACGAGGAGCCCACAGGTCTTCCTCCCAGCAGCACTCTCCTGCACGGTCACCACGCCTCTGGGCCCACACCGTCAGCCGGTCAACCAGAAGGCTTCACCA GTCTCCCTGGTGGACTGGCCCGCTCTACacactcctccagcagctcagaCATCAAGAGAGAAGACAAAGAGGATGATGAAAACTCTGTTTCAGACAAGTCTGACGAGGAAAAGAAGGACTCTAAGGTAGCACGTAGTCGAACAAG AAAGGAGGCGTTGGCCCTCCAGCTGCTCTCTAGCCTTTCAGACCAGAGAGATGA TTCGTCTCTGTTTGACACCAGTCAGGACAACGAAGATGATGAGGACCTTCCCCCAGAGTTGAAGATGGAGCGGGAGAAGGAACGGCGAGTGGCTAACAATGCCCGCGAGCGTCTCAGAGTACGGGACATCAATGAGGCATTCAAGGAGCTTGGGAGGATGTGCCAGCTGCACCTCAGCCACGACAAACCTCAGACCAAACTTCTCATCCTGCACCAAGCCGTCAATGTCATCCTCAACCTAGAACAACAAGTCAGAG AGCGTAACCTTAACCCCAAGGCAGCATGTTTAAAACGCcgcgaggaggagaaggtgtcTGGGGTCGGGGGTGAAGCACCGATGCAGCTGTCAGGCGGCCATCCTAGTATGGGAGGAGATGGACACAATCCAGTTGGCCACATGTAA
- the tcf3b gene encoding transcription factor 3b isoform X19: MFAPPVANGKNRTMTLASSQFSGSAIDERSGSGSWGSAEQNSPSFSQGRGYGEGSHYSEHEGLSSPFISSGIAGKNERPPYPPFGSQPGFPPSDIAMPSPDAMSPSGLKSGSQFYSSYPNNPRRRPPEGGIDTQPKKIRKPPGLPSSVYASTSGDEYTRDNGGYPGAKPGAVYPGSFYMQEDPWSSSGYSAMLGNSPHIGQPGSFSAINPQDRMNYPLHGSEVNGFHSAPTTYNHTPTINGEGIMSNRGTTAGSSGDEIGKALASIYPSDHNSNNFSAPSTPGSPQAIAGAQSQWQRPTTPNYDGPPHALQNKMEDRLEEAIHVLRSHAVGPGLEGAHSDMHNLLSSVHNGGLGGLSLAFPNASLALSNRHPAMGGKHEEPTGLPPSSTLLHGHHASGPTPSAGQPEGFTSLPGGLARSTHSSSSSDIKREDKEDDENSVSDKSDEEKKDSKVARSRTSSSLFDTSQDNEDDEDLPPELKMEREKERRVANNARERLRVRDINEAFKELGRMCQLHLSHDKPQTKLLILHQAVNVILNLEQQVRERNLNPKAACLKRREEEKVSGVGGEAPMQLSGGHPSMGGDGHNPVGHM; this comes from the exons GGCTATGGAGAAGGATCCCACTACAGTGAGCATGAAGGCTTGTCCTCTCCGTTCATCAGTTCAGGGATCGCAG GTAAAAATGAAAGGCCACCATACCCTCCCTTTGGAAGCCAG CCGGGTTTTCCTCCCAGTGACATAGCGATGCCCAGCCCAGATGCCATGTCCCCCTCTGGCCTGAAGTCTGGCTCCCAGTTTTACTCATCATACCCCAACAACCCCAGGAGAAGGCCGCCTGAGGGAGGCATAG ACACCCAGCCAAAGAAGATCCGGAAACCCCCCGGCCTGCCATCCTCG GTGTATGCCTCCACATCTGGTGACGAGTACACCAGAGACAATGGAGGATACCCTGGTGCTAAGCCTGGAGCCGTCTACCCTGGCTCCTTCTACATGCAAG AAGACCCCTGGTCATCTTCTGGCTACTCTGCCATGCTGGGCAACTCTCCTCACATTGGACAGCCAGGCTCCTTTTCTGCAATTAACCCGCAGGACAGGATG AACTATCCTCTGCACGGCAGCGAAGTCAATGGCTTCCACTCGGCCCCCACCACTTACAACCACACACCCACCATCAACGGAGAAGGCATCATGT CCAACCGAGGCACCACAGCTGGCAGTTCAGGAGATGAGATTGGGAAGGCTCTTGCCTCA ATTTACCCATCGGACCACAACAGTAATAACTTCTCAGCTCCGTCTACTCCTGGATCTCCTCAGGCGATTGCAG gagctCAGTCTCAGTGGCAAAGACCAACCACACCCAACTATGATGGGCCACCACATGCACTG cagaACAAAATGGAGGATCGTCTGGAGGAGGCCATTCATGTACTGCGTAGCCATGCTGTGGGCCCTGGCTTAGAGGGCGCCCACTCTGACATGCACAACCTGCTGTCTTCAGTACACAACGGGGGCCTCGGAGGCCTCTCCCTAGCTTTTCCCAATGCGAGCCTTGCTCTAAGCAACAGACATCCTGCTATG GGAGGGAAGCACGAGGAGCCCACAGGTCTTCCTCCCAGCAGCACTCTCCTGCACGGTCACCACGCCTCTGGGCCCACACCGTCAGCCGGTCAACCAGAAGGCTTCACCA GTCTCCCTGGTGGACTGGCCCGCTCTACacactcctccagcagctcagaCATCAAGAGAGAAGACAAAGAGGATGATGAAAACTCTGTTTCAGACAAGTCTGACGAGGAAAAGAAGGACTCTAAGGTAGCACGTAGTCGAACAAG TTCGTCTCTGTTTGACACCAGTCAGGACAACGAAGATGATGAGGACCTTCCCCCAGAGTTGAAGATGGAGCGGGAGAAGGAACGGCGAGTGGCTAACAATGCCCGCGAGCGTCTCAGAGTACGGGACATCAATGAGGCATTCAAGGAGCTTGGGAGGATGTGCCAGCTGCACCTCAGCCACGACAAACCTCAGACCAAACTTCTCATCCTGCACCAAGCCGTCAATGTCATCCTCAACCTAGAACAACAAGTCAGAG AGCGTAACCTTAACCCCAAGGCAGCATGTTTAAAACGCcgcgaggaggagaaggtgtcTGGGGTCGGGGGTGAAGCACCGATGCAGCTGTCAGGCGGCCATCCTAGTATGGGAGGAGATGGACACAATCCAGTTGGCCACATGTAA
- the tcf3b gene encoding transcription factor 3b isoform X13 translates to MFAPPVANGKNRTMTLASSQFSGSAIDERSGSGSWGSAEQNSPSFSQGRGYGEGSHYSEHEGLSSPFISSGIAGKNERPPYPPFGSQPGFPPSDIAMPSPDAMSPSGLKSGSQFYSSYPNNPRRRPPEGGIDTQPKKIRKPPGLPSSVYASTSGDEYTRDNGGYPGAKPGAVYPGSFYMQEDPWSSSGYSAMLGNSPHIGQPGSFSAINPQDRMKRHPLPLSPQNYPLHGSEVNGFHSAPTTYNHTPTINGEGIMSNRGTTAGSSGDEIGKALASIYPSDHNSNNFSAPSTPGSPQAIAGAQSQWQRPTTPNYDGPPHALNKMEDRLEEAIHVLRSHAVGPGLEGAHSDMHNLLSSVHNGGLGGLSLAFPNASLALSNRHPAMQGGKHEEPTGLPPSSTLLHGHHASGPTPSAGQPEGFTSLPGGLARSTHSSSSSDIKREDKEDDENSVSDKSDEEKKDSKVARSRTRKEALALQLLSSLSDQRDDSSLFDTSQDNEDDEDLPPELKMEREKERRVANNARERLRVRDINEAFKELGRMCQLHLSHDKPQTKLLILHQAVNVILNLEQQVRERNLNPKAACLKRREEEKVSGVGGEAPMQLSGGHPSMGGDGHNPVGHM, encoded by the exons GGCTATGGAGAAGGATCCCACTACAGTGAGCATGAAGGCTTGTCCTCTCCGTTCATCAGTTCAGGGATCGCAG GTAAAAATGAAAGGCCACCATACCCTCCCTTTGGAAGCCAG CCGGGTTTTCCTCCCAGTGACATAGCGATGCCCAGCCCAGATGCCATGTCCCCCTCTGGCCTGAAGTCTGGCTCCCAGTTTTACTCATCATACCCCAACAACCCCAGGAGAAGGCCGCCTGAGGGAGGCATAG ACACCCAGCCAAAGAAGATCCGGAAACCCCCCGGCCTGCCATCCTCG GTGTATGCCTCCACATCTGGTGACGAGTACACCAGAGACAATGGAGGATACCCTGGTGCTAAGCCTGGAGCCGTCTACCCTGGCTCCTTCTACATGCAAG AAGACCCCTGGTCATCTTCTGGCTACTCTGCCATGCTGGGCAACTCTCCTCACATTGGACAGCCAGGCTCCTTTTCTGCAATTAACCCGCAGGACAGGATG AAGCGTCACCCCCTGCCTCTGTCCCCACAGAACTATCCTCTGCACGGCAGCGAAGTCAATGGCTTCCACTCGGCCCCCACCACTTACAACCACACACCCACCATCAACGGAGAAGGCATCATGT CCAACCGAGGCACCACAGCTGGCAGTTCAGGAGATGAGATTGGGAAGGCTCTTGCCTCA ATTTACCCATCGGACCACAACAGTAATAACTTCTCAGCTCCGTCTACTCCTGGATCTCCTCAGGCGATTGCAG gagctCAGTCTCAGTGGCAAAGACCAACCACACCCAACTATGATGGGCCACCACATGCACTG aACAAAATGGAGGATCGTCTGGAGGAGGCCATTCATGTACTGCGTAGCCATGCTGTGGGCCCTGGCTTAGAGGGCGCCCACTCTGACATGCACAACCTGCTGTCTTCAGTACACAACGGGGGCCTCGGAGGCCTCTCCCTAGCTTTTCCCAATGCGAGCCTTGCTCTAAGCAACAGACATCCTGCTATG CAGGGAGGGAAGCACGAGGAGCCCACAGGTCTTCCTCCCAGCAGCACTCTCCTGCACGGTCACCACGCCTCTGGGCCCACACCGTCAGCCGGTCAACCAGAAGGCTTCACCA GTCTCCCTGGTGGACTGGCCCGCTCTACacactcctccagcagctcagaCATCAAGAGAGAAGACAAAGAGGATGATGAAAACTCTGTTTCAGACAAGTCTGACGAGGAAAAGAAGGACTCTAAGGTAGCACGTAGTCGAACAAG AAAGGAGGCGTTGGCCCTCCAGCTGCTCTCTAGCCTTTCAGACCAGAGAGATGA TTCGTCTCTGTTTGACACCAGTCAGGACAACGAAGATGATGAGGACCTTCCCCCAGAGTTGAAGATGGAGCGGGAGAAGGAACGGCGAGTGGCTAACAATGCCCGCGAGCGTCTCAGAGTACGGGACATCAATGAGGCATTCAAGGAGCTTGGGAGGATGTGCCAGCTGCACCTCAGCCACGACAAACCTCAGACCAAACTTCTCATCCTGCACCAAGCCGTCAATGTCATCCTCAACCTAGAACAACAAGTCAGAG AGCGTAACCTTAACCCCAAGGCAGCATGTTTAAAACGCcgcgaggaggagaaggtgtcTGGGGTCGGGGGTGAAGCACCGATGCAGCTGTCAGGCGGCCATCCTAGTATGGGAGGAGATGGACACAATCCAGTTGGCCACATGTAA